The genomic DNA CCGAAAAATGCTCCGGACCATGAGATGTTGAGAAGAAGCTGAACGCCGAATGGTATCAGAGCACTCTTCAGGGTTCCTGACTCTGGCTTCGAGTCCAGCACCAGGAACAGCGATATTCCCATGAGCGTGTATAGCACCACCCAGACAACGCCTATGAGCCATCCTGGCGGGGTGTACGATGGTTTGATCAGCATCGGGTACCACGTGGAGACGGACATATCTGTAAAGTACGACCCGAGGACACCGGCAAGCTGACAGACCGTTATGCACAGAACGATCAAGATGAATCTTTCTCTCAT from Methanothrix thermoacetophila PT includes the following:
- a CDS encoding TspO/MBR family protein — its product is MRERFILIVLCITVCQLAGVLGSYFTDMSVSTWYPMLIKPSYTPPGWLIGVVWVVLYTLMGISLFLVLDSKPESGTLKSALIPFGVQLLLNISWSGAFFGLRSPLYALVVIAALWLSIIITMRRFYDVSRIAGVLLIPYIMWVSFAAYLNYTIWRLN